Proteins from a single region of Geothrix sp. PMB-07:
- the ruvA gene encoding Holliday junction branch migration protein RuvA: protein MIGRLRGELIQKLPNLALVECGGVGYAAAISLSTYGLLGEVGAQVVLHTELLVRENEIALLGFATPQERELYRLLIKVDGVGPKLALAALGALPLEDLVQAIRGRDVKVLTRIPGVGKKTAEKMCFELSEKMGGLSGLDGLSGVPSGDPWEESLRSALTNLGFKEDAVLPVVAGLRTEKPPLAEAIRQALKALQR from the coding sequence ATGATCGGACGCCTCCGCGGGGAACTCATCCAGAAGCTGCCCAACCTGGCCCTCGTCGAGTGCGGCGGGGTGGGCTACGCCGCCGCCATCAGCCTCTCCACCTACGGCCTGCTGGGCGAGGTGGGAGCCCAGGTGGTGTTGCACACCGAACTGTTGGTACGGGAAAACGAGATCGCCCTGCTGGGTTTCGCCACCCCGCAGGAACGCGAACTGTACCGCCTGCTCATCAAGGTGGATGGGGTGGGGCCCAAGCTGGCCCTCGCGGCCCTGGGAGCCCTGCCGCTCGAAGACCTCGTGCAGGCCATCCGCGGCCGCGATGTCAAGGTGCTCACCCGCATCCCCGGCGTGGGCAAGAAGACCGCCGAAAAAATGTGCTTCGAACTCTCTGAAAAAATGGGCGGGCTCTCAGGATTGGATGGTCTTTCGGGCGTGCCTTCGGGCGATCCGTGGGAAGAGAGCCTGCGTTCCGCCCTCACCAACCTTGGCTTCAAGGAGGACGCGGTGCTGCCCGTGGTGGCCGGGCTCCGCACCGAGAAGCCGCCCCTGGCGGAGGCCATCCGCCAAGCCCTGAAGGCCCTGCAGCGATGA
- a CDS encoding acyl-CoA dehydrogenase, translating to MTYLDDDRDIRFNLLEWLDLDAILKEGPYQEVDREQLAMVLDEALKVAKGSLSACNGIGDRVGAQLENGQVRLPEGFPEAFRDLASGGWISATMNPEFGGMGLPECVGTGISEFLMGANTALGLTVLLTRGSAHLIEAFGSEALKAIYCERMYAGEWTGTMCLTEAGAGSDLGALNTKALRQADGSYLISGEKIFITSGDHGLTPNIVHAVLARTPDAPAGPKGLSLFVVPKIRVNPDGSLGASNDVTCAGIEHKLGIHGSPTCSLVFGANDACQGFLLGQEGQGLAHMFQMMNAARYEVGVQGLGNASAAHQAALAYAKERLQGRGPHSPRSATQSLIIEHPDVRRMLLMQSAYVQAMRALVSYTAWCMDMAHVSEGEERDRWQGLVELLTPISKAWCSDWGFRVTEWALQTYGGYGYTMDYPAEQYLRDCKIASIYEGTNGIQALDLVGRKFRMQDGRPVKHLMKLAQEAAEALAGDPVLGASAGQLQEAVKALGAVLAQVPTRENAALLTLLNAVPMLDMLGHVVGGYLLLQQAELAGRKLAALLAERGVDPADPEALRALWKSSRDAAFYQTKIQAAIHFAHRGLPLVGAHATSILAGETAPMEAVL from the coding sequence ATGACCTATCTCGACGATGATCGCGACATTCGTTTCAACCTGCTGGAGTGGCTGGATCTGGACGCCATTCTGAAGGAAGGGCCCTACCAGGAGGTGGATCGGGAGCAGTTGGCCATGGTGTTGGATGAGGCGCTGAAGGTGGCCAAGGGCAGCCTTTCTGCCTGCAACGGGATCGGTGATCGCGTGGGCGCCCAGTTGGAGAACGGCCAGGTCCGGCTGCCGGAGGGCTTTCCTGAAGCCTTCCGCGATCTCGCGTCAGGAGGCTGGATCAGCGCCACCATGAATCCCGAGTTCGGCGGCATGGGTCTGCCGGAATGTGTGGGCACGGGCATCAGCGAGTTCCTCATGGGTGCCAACACGGCCCTGGGTCTCACGGTGCTGCTGACGCGCGGATCTGCGCATCTTATCGAAGCCTTTGGCAGCGAGGCCCTCAAGGCCATCTACTGTGAGCGCATGTATGCGGGCGAGTGGACGGGCACCATGTGTCTCACCGAGGCGGGCGCGGGCAGCGATTTGGGCGCCCTCAACACCAAGGCCCTGCGGCAGGCCGATGGGAGCTACCTCATCAGCGGCGAGAAAATCTTCATCACCAGCGGCGACCACGGCCTGACCCCCAACATCGTGCATGCCGTGCTGGCGCGCACGCCGGATGCGCCTGCGGGGCCGAAGGGGCTCAGCCTCTTCGTGGTGCCGAAAATTCGCGTGAACCCCGACGGCAGCCTCGGGGCCTCCAACGACGTGACCTGCGCGGGCATCGAGCACAAACTGGGCATTCACGGCTCGCCCACTTGCAGTCTGGTGTTCGGAGCCAACGACGCCTGTCAGGGTTTTCTGCTGGGGCAGGAAGGCCAGGGGTTGGCCCACATGTTCCAGATGATGAATGCCGCCCGCTACGAGGTGGGTGTCCAGGGCCTGGGCAATGCCTCCGCCGCCCATCAGGCAGCCCTCGCCTACGCCAAAGAGCGCCTGCAGGGGCGCGGGCCCCATTCGCCGCGGAGCGCCACCCAGTCGCTCATCATCGAGCACCCCGATGTGCGCCGCATGCTCCTCATGCAATCCGCCTATGTGCAGGCCATGCGGGCCCTGGTGTCCTACACGGCCTGGTGCATGGACATGGCCCATGTCTCCGAAGGCGAGGAGCGGGATCGCTGGCAGGGCTTGGTGGAGCTGCTCACCCCCATCAGCAAAGCCTGGTGCTCAGATTGGGGCTTCCGGGTGACGGAATGGGCGCTGCAAACCTATGGCGGTTACGGCTACACCATGGACTACCCCGCGGAGCAGTACCTCCGCGATTGCAAGATCGCTTCGATCTACGAGGGCACCAACGGCATCCAGGCCCTGGATCTTGTGGGCCGAAAGTTCAGGATGCAGGATGGTCGCCCGGTGAAGCATCTGATGAAGCTCGCCCAGGAGGCGGCGGAGGCCCTCGCTGGAGATCCTGTGCTTGGGGCTTCAGCAGGTCAGCTTCAGGAGGCTGTGAAGGCCCTGGGCGCCGTGCTGGCCCAGGTGCCGACGCGAGAGAATGCCGCGCTGCTGACTTTGCTCAACGCGGTGCCCATGCTGGACATGCTGGGTCATGTGGTGGGCGGCTACCTCCTGCTGCAGCAGGCGGAGTTGGCAGGGCGGAAACTCGCCGCGCTGCTGGCGGAGCGGGGCGTGGATCCAGCAGATCCCGAGGCGCTGCGCGCCCTATGGAAGAGCAGTCGCGATGCGGCCTTCTACCAGACCAAGATCCAGGCGGCAATCCACTTCGCCCACCGCGGCCTGCCGCTGGTTGGGGCCCATGCGACTTCGATTCTTGCAGGCGAGACCGCGCCCATGGAGGCTGTGTTGTAA
- a CDS encoding methyl-accepting chemotaxis protein encodes MRLGWRGKNRAESGQDERRLQAILDAMDRSNARVVFAPDGSILEANANFLNLMGYSEAEVLGQHHRLFCEAVYAQSAEYLGFWNELNRGEFASGRFKRVTKAGQQVWLEASYNPIYDENRRLISIVKFATDITAAVNEDSDRESRLTALDRSMAVIDFDLDGHVLAANENFLRAIGYSLAEIKGRHHRMFCTPEFASSPDYERFWHQLGRGEYISGRFHRIRKDGRDLWLEASYNPVKDAEGRPYKVVKFASDVTAEVERVHREVRNAKEALELSVENESLSNQGFAVIEEVSAKMHEIADRAREAARLIEALGEESGRITSIVNTIRDIADQTNLLALNAAIEAAHAGEHGKGFAVVAEEVRQLSERTSDSTTEISDMIDKVQQGTQSAVATMGSTLEQAVRSAELATRAAAAMGQIRDGASRVVQVVDAFSAVLKSDR; translated from the coding sequence ATGCGCTTGGGCTGGCGGGGAAAGAACAGGGCGGAATCGGGGCAGGACGAGCGCCGTCTGCAAGCCATCCTGGATGCCATGGATCGCTCCAATGCCCGCGTTGTCTTCGCGCCGGATGGCTCCATCCTTGAGGCCAATGCCAATTTTCTCAACCTTATGGGGTACTCGGAAGCCGAGGTTCTGGGGCAGCACCATCGCCTATTTTGCGAGGCGGTGTATGCCCAGTCGGCGGAGTATCTGGGTTTTTGGAACGAGCTGAATCGCGGAGAATTTGCCTCGGGGCGCTTCAAACGGGTCACCAAGGCTGGTCAGCAGGTCTGGCTGGAGGCCAGCTACAACCCGATCTATGACGAGAACCGGCGCCTGATCTCGATCGTCAAATTCGCCACCGACATCACCGCGGCTGTGAACGAAGACAGTGATCGGGAAAGCCGCTTGACCGCGCTGGACCGCTCCATGGCGGTCATCGACTTCGACCTGGATGGGCATGTGCTTGCAGCCAACGAGAACTTCCTGCGGGCCATCGGGTATTCCCTCGCCGAGATCAAGGGCCGGCATCACCGCATGTTTTGCACGCCTGAATTCGCCTCGAGCCCGGATTATGAACGCTTCTGGCACCAACTCGGACGCGGGGAGTACATCTCGGGGCGTTTTCACCGGATTCGGAAGGATGGACGGGATCTCTGGCTGGAAGCCTCCTACAACCCAGTAAAGGATGCGGAAGGTCGACCCTACAAGGTGGTGAAATTCGCCTCGGACGTGACTGCGGAAGTGGAGCGGGTTCACCGGGAAGTGCGGAATGCCAAGGAGGCTCTGGAACTGTCGGTGGAGAACGAGAGCCTCTCCAATCAGGGATTCGCGGTCATTGAAGAGGTCTCGGCCAAAATGCACGAGATCGCCGACCGGGCCCGGGAGGCCGCGAGACTGATCGAGGCCCTGGGCGAAGAATCTGGGCGGATTACCTCCATTGTGAACACCATCCGCGACATCGCAGACCAGACCAATCTCCTCGCCTTGAACGCGGCCATCGAGGCGGCCCACGCGGGTGAGCATGGGAAGGGCTTCGCGGTGGTGGCGGAGGAGGTGCGACAACTGTCGGAACGCACCAGCGATTCAACCACAGAGATCTCCGACATGATCGACAAGGTGCAACAGGGCACCCAGTCCGCTGTGGCGACCATGGGGAGTACCCTGGAACAGGCGGTGCGGAGCGCCGAATTGGCCACCCGGGCCGCTGCCGCCATGGGCCAGATCCGGGATGGCGCCTCCCGGGTGGTTCAGGTGGTGGATGCGTTCTCGGCTGTGCTCAAGTCGGACAGGTGA
- a CDS encoding site-specific integrase has protein sequence MAKTKRSAKFDTSTARKKLARGKVHQEPLKDGQYLCYRKPESGAAGSWSARWRYEGQILQTKLGAADDHHASDGETILSYKEAQDKAKKWFQERTEQALEGEGITIQKGPYTVAQAVADYLREMKNKGRKSIATSESYAKTHIIPALGEIPLAKLNKRKLEDWLSSVAAKPRMKTGFGMSEVSETWAKKPTEDQLRARKNTANRILSILKAALNLALRNTKVSSHRAWIHVAPFESVVKSRVRFLSQEEAQRLVNACPPDFKSLVQGALLTGARYSELARLQVRDYNATAGTILIAESKSGKSRQIVLTDEGRSLLDGLCAGKVADAAVFQRDTWKRTLRKDLGSSWGHSDAATFMEVSCKAAKVGSVRFHELRHTYASMLVNAGCPLVYVAAQLGHADTRMVEKHYGHLAPNALADAVRKLMPDLGLVKRPKVAGLKIKTGGAS, from the coding sequence ATGGCCAAAACCAAGCGCAGCGCCAAATTCGACACTTCAACCGCCCGCAAGAAATTGGCTCGTGGGAAGGTGCATCAGGAGCCCCTGAAGGATGGGCAGTATCTCTGCTACCGGAAACCGGAGAGCGGGGCCGCTGGTTCCTGGTCTGCCCGGTGGCGGTATGAGGGGCAGATCCTCCAGACCAAGCTAGGCGCAGCCGATGACCACCACGCCTCGGATGGGGAGACAATCCTGAGCTACAAGGAAGCGCAGGATAAGGCGAAGAAGTGGTTTCAGGAACGGACAGAGCAGGCCCTTGAAGGTGAGGGCATCACCATTCAAAAAGGCCCCTACACCGTGGCCCAGGCTGTCGCCGATTACCTGCGAGAGATGAAGAACAAGGGGCGCAAGTCCATTGCTACCTCGGAGAGCTACGCGAAAACGCACATCATTCCCGCCCTGGGTGAGATCCCCCTGGCGAAGCTGAACAAGCGCAAATTGGAAGATTGGCTTTCATCGGTGGCCGCGAAGCCTCGAATGAAAACCGGATTCGGGATGAGCGAGGTCTCTGAGACCTGGGCCAAGAAACCGACCGAGGATCAGCTTCGAGCCCGAAAGAACACGGCGAATCGAATCCTCTCGATCCTGAAGGCCGCCTTGAATCTCGCCCTCAGAAACACCAAGGTTTCGAGCCATCGAGCGTGGATTCACGTTGCCCCGTTCGAGTCCGTGGTGAAGTCTCGCGTCCGATTCCTGAGCCAGGAAGAGGCCCAGCGCCTTGTGAATGCTTGCCCCCCAGACTTCAAAAGCCTTGTGCAAGGTGCCCTCCTGACGGGAGCCCGATACTCCGAACTGGCAAGGCTTCAGGTGCGGGACTACAACGCCACGGCGGGAACCATCCTCATTGCCGAATCGAAAAGCGGTAAGTCCCGTCAGATTGTCCTGACGGATGAAGGCCGGTCCCTACTCGACGGGCTGTGTGCCGGGAAGGTAGCCGATGCAGCCGTGTTCCAGCGAGACACCTGGAAGCGGACCCTTCGGAAGGATCTGGGCTCATCATGGGGGCACTCAGACGCCGCAACCTTCATGGAGGTCTCCTGCAAGGCCGCCAAGGTCGGATCGGTGCGCTTCCACGAACTCAGACACACCTATGCCTCCATGCTCGTGAACGCTGGATGCCCCTTGGTCTATGTCGCTGCCCAGCTTGGCCACGCTGATACCCGGATGGTCGAAAAGCACTATGGGCACTTGGCCCCGAATGCCCTTGCTGATGCCGTGCGAAAGCTGATGCCAGACCTGGGCTTGGTGAAGCGCCCGAAGGTTGCGGGCCTGAAGATCAAGACGGGGGGTGCCTCGTGA